The Listeria welshimeri serovar 6b str. SLCC5334 genome has a window encoding:
- a CDS encoding gluconokinase yields MTSKSYIMGVDIGTSSTKAVIFNKYGEVICREATHYELVTDETGKAEESPTEIFEAVITSIQRVMESINKNELSGISFSSAMHSLIMIGSNDELLTECITWADGRSSEALENIKRDNYMFQLYEATGTPIHPMSPFAKICWLKEDEPQLFHRAEKFVDIKSYILNRLFDVWVMDESLASGTGLYNILEHDWEFEAMEIVKLTPDYLPKVVPETYQLHGVKKEYADLMGIPENLPFIVGGSDGALASIGIQATGRNDVTITVGTSGAVRKLTNEFQIDSRGRTFCYGAGDGYFIAGGAVNNGGKVVEWGLQQFGSKDEILNRDYASFIAHIEEVAPGASGLLFQPYLLGERAPFWTNDIRGGFIGLTINHTKAHFIRAILEGIAFNLAEVYEAVSAPDDIIYVTGGISGHEAWCKLLADVLDREIRVPHTIEGSSLGAAIIGMRSLGFLKDLNLEQTLPIKAIYHPSENTEKYRELRSIFKQVTTQLMSSYSMLNSWQKKFDYNS; encoded by the coding sequence TTGACAAGCAAATCTTACATAATGGGCGTAGATATCGGCACTTCAAGTACAAAAGCAGTGATTTTTAATAAATATGGGGAAGTAATTTGTCGAGAAGCTACGCATTATGAACTAGTAACGGATGAAACTGGAAAAGCAGAAGAGAGTCCTACTGAAATTTTTGAGGCGGTCATAACATCTATCCAACGTGTAATGGAGAGTATTAATAAGAACGAATTAAGCGGAATTTCCTTTAGTTCTGCCATGCATAGTTTAATTATGATAGGAAGTAACGACGAGCTTTTGACAGAATGTATCACTTGGGCGGACGGACGAAGCAGTGAGGCGCTTGAAAATATAAAGAGAGATAATTACATGTTTCAACTATATGAAGCAACAGGGACGCCGATACATCCGATGAGCCCCTTTGCTAAAATTTGTTGGTTAAAAGAAGATGAACCGCAATTATTCCATCGCGCGGAGAAATTTGTTGATATTAAGTCTTACATTCTGAATCGTTTGTTCGACGTGTGGGTGATGGATGAATCGTTAGCATCAGGAACCGGACTTTATAACATTTTAGAACACGACTGGGAATTTGAGGCAATGGAAATAGTGAAATTAACACCAGACTATTTGCCAAAAGTAGTTCCAGAAACCTACCAGTTACATGGCGTGAAAAAAGAATATGCAGACTTAATGGGTATTCCGGAAAACTTGCCATTTATAGTGGGTGGAAGTGATGGGGCACTGGCGAGTATTGGTATTCAAGCGACAGGTAGAAATGATGTAACAATTACTGTGGGTACAAGCGGGGCGGTTCGTAAACTAACAAATGAATTTCAGATAGACTCACGTGGGCGCACTTTTTGTTATGGTGCCGGGGATGGTTATTTTATCGCAGGTGGAGCTGTAAATAATGGTGGCAAAGTGGTTGAATGGGGACTACAGCAATTCGGATCTAAAGATGAAATTCTTAACCGTGATTATGCTAGTTTTATTGCTCATATAGAGGAAGTGGCTCCTGGCGCTTCTGGATTACTCTTTCAACCATATTTACTTGGCGAAAGAGCACCGTTTTGGACTAATGATATTCGTGGCGGGTTTATTGGATTAACGATTAACCATACAAAAGCGCATTTTATACGTGCTATTTTAGAGGGAATTGCGTTTAATCTAGCGGAAGTGTATGAAGCTGTTTCGGCTCCAGATGATATAATTTATGTGACGGGCGGTATTTCTGGTCATGAGGCTTGGTGTAAATTACTTGCTGATGTTTTGGACCGTGAAATTCGGGTGCCTCATACTATTGAAGGATCAAGTTTAGGCGCTGCAATTATTGGTATGCGTTCTCTAGGATTTTTAAAAGACTTGAACTTGGAGCAAACTCTTCCAATTAAAGCAATTTACCATCCTAGTGAGAATACTGAAAAATATCGAGAATTACGCTCAATTTTTAAACAAGTAACTACACAATTAATGTCTAGTTACAGCATGTTAAATAGCTGGCAAAAGAAGTTTGATTATAACAGCTAA
- a CDS encoding GW domain-containing glycosaminoglycan-binding protein, giving the protein MKKLLSGLIIILMISLLGHSFNAEAATYEKIIYDKAVNLKGVVNQSKRNDGINSKMYKTSKDVKYLGSAKKYNKKTLIITREGKTARAKWYYCKLGNTNIGWIDARAFTNVGKPTIADTVPALWNSKKAIITTKPKSTSATTYLYQRNSAGNWYEVRHFGSHIGKWGFDPKFSEKSSGTPVGVYKTGIAFGQKGNPGTKLTFKAITNRSYWISNSNDKAYNTWQERASSSSADEKMKIPQYRYGMEIKYNSKRVKGKGSAVFYHVDSPKYNYTLGCVAQSEANTKAVLKFADKNTLIVLGEESRIKTFNTVN; this is encoded by the coding sequence ATGAAGAAGTTATTGAGCGGTTTAATTATTATCTTAATGATTAGCCTACTTGGTCACTCCTTTAACGCAGAAGCCGCAACTTATGAAAAAATCATTTATGACAAAGCAGTTAATTTAAAAGGGGTAGTAAATCAGTCAAAACGAAATGATGGTATTAATAGTAAGATGTACAAAACGAGTAAAGATGTGAAATATCTCGGCTCTGCTAAAAAATACAACAAAAAAACACTGATTATTACTCGCGAAGGAAAAACAGCTAGAGCTAAATGGTATTATTGTAAACTTGGAAATACCAATATTGGTTGGATTGATGCACGTGCTTTTACAAATGTCGGCAAACCAACTATTGCTGATACAGTGCCCGCTCTTTGGAATAGCAAAAAAGCAATTATTACAACTAAGCCAAAAAGCACTTCAGCTACAACCTACTTGTATCAAAGAAATAGTGCAGGTAATTGGTACGAGGTTCGTCATTTTGGTAGCCACATTGGTAAGTGGGGTTTTGATCCTAAGTTCTCAGAGAAAAGCTCAGGAACTCCAGTGGGCGTTTATAAAACAGGAATCGCCTTTGGTCAAAAAGGAAATCCTGGAACGAAATTAACATTTAAAGCTATCACAAATCGAAGTTATTGGATTTCTAATTCAAATGACAAAGCATATAACACATGGCAAGAGCGTGCTTCTTCTAGTTCAGCTGATGAAAAAATGAAAATTCCACAATATAGATATGGAATGGAAATTAAATACAACTCTAAACGTGTTAAAGGGAAAGGGTCGGCTGTTTTTTATCATGTGGATTCCCCGAAATATAATTATACATTAGGTTGTGTCGCGCAAAGTGAAGCGAATACAAAAGCAGTGCTCAAATTTGCTGATAAAAATACACTTATTGTACTAGGTGAAGAAAGCAGAATTAAAACGTTTAATACGGTCAATTAA
- a CDS encoding LPXTG cell wall anchor domain-containing protein, whose amino-acid sequence MKKFHGLVLTALLTSLFIPFSLAASAETNENGNNPTTTTEEKATDSTENTTPDEKAEETAPTDPTEPTKEAIAEEQPSETQTTIDITDSPEVYSYEQNSKIALEDFTKNLSDYTGITLTNYRLADNSHLSTANTGIQEVTLLGENEEGKTTAVKLNYLVKEKKAKLAITDMNFDLETKIFSGKTKPFASVYMSSPEDENFGEGRVEADKDGNFYAEWATSPKEITAYAFDDEGNFSEEVTYKVPAKKQNEAVIKAPTNVKKIETKSSVKGTTTSPTKTAKADTDSKSDLPSTGDKGVEWIFVVAGVIVILIAVLLLRKRKK is encoded by the coding sequence ATGAAAAAATTCCACGGACTGGTACTTACAGCATTATTAACTAGTCTATTCATCCCATTTTCATTGGCAGCAAGTGCTGAAACAAATGAAAATGGTAATAATCCTACTACTACCACTGAAGAAAAAGCCACTGACTCTACTGAAAATACAACTCCTGATGAAAAAGCAGAAGAAACAGCACCAACAGATCCCACAGAACCAACAAAAGAGGCTATAGCAGAAGAACAGCCAAGTGAAACACAAACAACGATTGATATTACCGATTCTCCTGAAGTCTACTCTTATGAACAAAACAGTAAGATTGCTCTAGAGGATTTCACAAAAAATTTAAGTGATTACACAGGAATAACACTGACCAACTATCGTTTAGCCGACAATTCGCACTTAAGTACAGCAAATACAGGCATCCAAGAAGTAACTTTACTGGGTGAAAACGAAGAAGGTAAGACGACTGCAGTAAAATTAAATTATTTAGTAAAAGAGAAAAAAGCAAAATTAGCAATTACAGATATGAATTTTGATTTAGAAACAAAAATCTTTTCTGGAAAAACAAAACCATTTGCAAGTGTTTATATGAGTTCTCCTGAAGACGAAAATTTTGGTGAAGGACGAGTAGAAGCAGATAAGGATGGCAATTTTTATGCAGAATGGGCAACTTCACCAAAAGAAATCACAGCATATGCCTTTGACGATGAAGGCAATTTTAGTGAAGAAGTAACTTATAAAGTCCCAGCTAAAAAACAAAATGAAGCAGTTATTAAAGCTCCGACAAATGTAAAAAAAATCGAAACAAAAAGCTCTGTAAAAGGCACAACTACCAGTCCAACTAAAACGGCAAAAGCAGATACTGACAGCAAATCTGACTTGCCAAGCACAGGTGACAAAGGCGTTGAATGGATTTTCGTTGTGGCAGGTGTTATAGTTATTCTTATAGCAGTATTACTACTCAGAAAGCGTAAAAAATAA
- the cydC gene encoding thiol reductant ABC exporter subunit CydC — translation MRKSSWIIPYIKENRGLFLLVIFLGTLTFASAGALMFTSGHLISKSSLMPESIMAVYISTVGVRAFGIMRSVSRYVERLSSHSLVLRILEKMRVRLYRLLEPQALLLKSRYKTGDILGLLAGDIEHLQNFYLTTMLPAIVSLVLYAGVVIALGAFSIPFAALFVLLIGLLVLVLPWVSLLYARGKNAYLKQGRNGLYQKFTDAVFGISDWKFSGREKTFISNYEKDEADMLRIENKQFHFVNWRDFFSQLVVGFMVIVMVYWSTAESRDGAFSGTMIAAFVLAIMALAEAFMPVSSAISDKSLYQDSLARLDKIEDPTLPTFEEETKEIERINTENVILKAENLTFAYDKKSPEILNGFDFTLQQGEKVAIIGRSGTGKSTFLKLVQGALLPTAGKVTMNGIEVEKLRPQVPEITSMLNQKAHLFSTTVLNNIRLGSQDATDEEVYEAAKKVQLHDFIMSMPDGYHTQMSEMGERFSGGERGRIALARILLQNTPIVILDEPTVGLDPITERDLLATIFETLADKSLIWVTHHLVGAEKMDRVLFLEEGKTLMEGPHATLMKEEPRYKRLYQLDRPIEL, via the coding sequence ATGCGGAAAAGTAGCTGGATTATTCCATATATTAAAGAAAATCGTGGCTTGTTTTTACTTGTCATTTTCCTTGGAACGCTTACTTTTGCTTCAGCTGGGGCGCTTATGTTTACGTCGGGTCATCTGATTTCAAAATCTTCCTTGATGCCGGAATCGATTATGGCTGTTTACATTTCGACAGTTGGTGTTCGTGCTTTTGGTATTATGCGTTCGGTTTCACGCTACGTTGAACGACTATCAAGCCATTCGCTTGTCCTCAGAATTCTTGAAAAAATGCGTGTTCGCTTGTATCGTTTGCTTGAACCACAAGCTTTATTGCTAAAATCACGTTATAAAACAGGTGATATTCTCGGGTTGCTTGCTGGCGATATTGAGCATTTGCAAAATTTCTATTTAACAACGATGCTACCAGCAATAGTAAGTCTTGTTCTTTACGCTGGTGTAGTTATCGCGCTTGGAGCATTTTCAATTCCGTTCGCTGCTCTCTTCGTGCTCTTGATTGGACTTCTTGTGCTCGTTTTACCATGGGTATCGCTTTTATATGCTCGCGGGAAAAATGCTTATTTAAAACAAGGACGAAATGGTCTATATCAAAAATTCACCGATGCTGTTTTTGGAATCAGTGATTGGAAATTCAGTGGACGTGAAAAAACATTTATTTCAAATTACGAAAAAGACGAGGCGGACATGCTTCGAATTGAAAATAAACAATTTCATTTTGTTAATTGGCGAGATTTCTTTAGTCAGTTAGTTGTTGGTTTCATGGTTATTGTGATGGTTTATTGGAGCACAGCAGAATCGCGTGATGGCGCGTTTTCTGGGACGATGATTGCTGCTTTTGTTTTAGCAATAATGGCTCTGGCAGAAGCATTTATGCCAGTTTCGAGTGCTATTAGTGACAAGTCGCTTTATCAAGACTCACTAGCCCGCCTAGATAAAATAGAAGATCCAACATTACCAACATTTGAAGAAGAAACGAAAGAAATAGAGCGTATTAATACAGAAAATGTTATTTTAAAAGCGGAAAACTTAACTTTCGCCTATGATAAAAAATCACCAGAAATCTTAAATGGTTTTGATTTTACACTACAACAAGGTGAAAAAGTAGCGATTATTGGTCGAAGTGGGACTGGGAAATCAACTTTTCTTAAATTAGTGCAAGGAGCACTGCTTCCGACAGCCGGGAAAGTAACAATGAATGGTATTGAAGTGGAGAAGTTACGCCCACAAGTCCCTGAAATAACTTCTATGTTAAATCAAAAAGCACATCTTTTCAGCACAACCGTTTTAAATAATATCCGTTTAGGAAGTCAAGATGCTACGGATGAAGAAGTGTATGAGGCTGCAAAAAAAGTTCAACTACATGATTTTATTATGAGTATGCCTGATGGTTATCACACTCAAATGAGCGAAATGGGTGAACGTTTTTCAGGCGGGGAGCGAGGTCGTATTGCGCTAGCTCGGATTTTACTTCAAAATACTCCGATTGTTATTTTAGATGAACCGACAGTAGGACTTGATCCCATTACAGAACGAGATTTATTAGCGACTATTTTTGAAACTTTAGCAGATAAATCACTTATTTGGGTAACGCATCATTTAGTTGGAGCTGAAAAAATGGATCGGGTGTTATTTTTAGAAGAAGGAAAAACGCTTATGGAAGGCCCTCACGCTACGTTGATGAAAGAAGAACCGCGATATAAACGGCTTTATCAACTCGATCGACCAATTGAATTATAA
- the cydD gene encoding thiol reductant ABC exporter subunit CydD has translation MGKDLRNYKGIKKIMAILAVFTLVQGAAIIVMAITLARAITDLFHEHAFQSVTIQIGLFAGAYFLRHFLNVWKKQIVYRYAAKLAKTMREELLDSLFALGPRFARAEGTGKVVTMVMEGVADFRNYLELFLPKMMNMAIIPAMIWIYIAFQDWTSAFILMITLPILIVFMIILGLAAKKQADSQFETYRVLSNHFVDSLKGLETLKYLGLSHDHEGKIASVSSRYRKATMKTLRVAFMSSFALDFFTMLSIALVALFLGLGLIDGNMNLPIALSVLILAPEYFLPVREVGSDYHATLDGQEAGRVIQGIIDQAKAEKPETSALPLTTFAENTEFSFENITVKHGADDADSLHEASFTVNGFEKIGIIGATGAGKSTLIDVLSGFLTPTSGDFLWNGESGASLAAADWQTQVTYIPQHPYLFHDTIAGNIRFYHPNSTDEEMKKAAESAGLNKLVAGLEDGYETLVGEAGRMLSGGQEQRVALARAFLTDRPVVLMDEPTAHLDIETEYELKKPMLHLFENRLVFFATHRLHWMLEMDRIIVLDHGAVVETGTHEELLAHKGFYYNLVKAQLEEV, from the coding sequence ATGGGAAAAGATTTAAGGAACTACAAAGGAATTAAAAAAATAATGGCGATTCTCGCAGTTTTCACGCTTGTCCAAGGTGCTGCGATTATCGTGATGGCGATAACTTTAGCTCGTGCAATTACAGATTTATTTCACGAGCACGCGTTTCAATCAGTCACAATACAAATAGGTCTCTTTGCGGGGGCCTATTTCTTGCGTCATTTTTTGAACGTCTGGAAAAAACAAATCGTTTATCGTTATGCTGCAAAACTTGCAAAAACAATGCGAGAAGAGTTGCTGGATAGTTTGTTTGCGCTCGGACCTCGTTTTGCTCGTGCAGAAGGAACAGGGAAAGTTGTCACAATGGTCATGGAGGGAGTTGCGGACTTCCGTAATTACTTGGAACTATTTTTACCTAAAATGATGAATATGGCTATTATTCCAGCCATGATTTGGATTTATATTGCTTTTCAAGACTGGACTTCTGCTTTTATTTTAATGATTACTTTGCCGATTTTAATTGTATTTATGATTATTTTAGGATTAGCCGCGAAAAAACAAGCAGATTCGCAATTTGAAACATATCGCGTGCTTTCCAACCATTTTGTAGATTCGTTAAAAGGGTTAGAAACATTGAAATACTTAGGTTTAAGCCATGATCATGAAGGTAAAATTGCTTCGGTTAGTTCGCGCTACCGAAAAGCTACTATGAAAACATTGCGTGTGGCGTTTATGTCGTCATTCGCGCTAGATTTCTTTACCATGCTTTCAATCGCGTTAGTTGCATTATTTCTAGGTCTTGGTTTAATAGATGGGAATATGAATTTGCCAATTGCGCTTAGTGTCCTAATCCTTGCGCCAGAATACTTTTTGCCTGTTCGTGAAGTTGGCTCGGATTATCATGCTACACTTGATGGACAAGAAGCTGGCCGCGTTATTCAAGGGATTATTGACCAAGCCAAAGCAGAGAAGCCAGAAACGAGTGCTTTACCACTAACCACTTTTGCTGAAAATACGGAGTTTTCCTTTGAAAATATTACTGTAAAACACGGTGCAGATGATGCTGATTCACTTCATGAAGCAAGCTTTACTGTTAATGGTTTTGAAAAAATTGGAATTATTGGAGCGACTGGTGCTGGGAAATCCACATTGATTGACGTTTTGAGTGGTTTTTTAACCCCAACTTCTGGAGATTTTCTTTGGAATGGCGAAAGTGGTGCGTCGCTTGCTGCGGCCGATTGGCAAACGCAAGTCACTTACATTCCGCAACACCCATACCTTTTTCACGATACGATTGCTGGTAATATTCGTTTCTATCATCCCAACTCTACAGACGAGGAAATGAAGAAAGCGGCAGAATCAGCAGGGTTAAATAAGCTTGTAGCTGGACTTGAAGATGGTTATGAAACGCTTGTCGGGGAAGCTGGGCGGATGCTGAGTGGAGGACAAGAACAACGTGTGGCGCTTGCCCGTGCTTTCTTGACGGATCGTCCGGTTGTTTTAATGGATGAACCAACAGCACACTTAGATATTGAGACAGAATATGAATTAAAAAAACCAATGCTCCATTTATTTGAAAATCGACTCGTCTTTTTTGCAACGCATCGCTTGCACTGGATGCTTGAAATGGACCGAATTATTGTTTTGGATCACGGGGCTGTGGTCGAAACTGGAACACACGAAGAATTACTGGCGCATAAAGGGTTCTATTATAATTTAGTCAAAGCCCAATTGGAGGAAGTATGA
- the cydB gene encoding cytochrome d ubiquinol oxidase subunit II: MSLNELWFLLIAILFIGFFFLEGFDFGVGMSTRFMARNALERRVLVNTIGPFWDANEVWLLTAGGAIFAAFPNWYATMFSGYYIPLVFLLLALIGRGVSFEFRGQKDSPLWIKTWDWVIFFGSILPPFLFGVLFASLIQGMPINSDMDMYAGFFDYITVFSVWGGVTITLMCLLHGLLFITLRTEEDIQDRARRMAKRVWFITVPALVIFVVLAYFNTDMFQVRPVLVPLMIGIVVVMYVLSALFIWKDRDILAFTFGGLGIVFTIATIFVSLFPRVMISSINSAFDLTIENAASGQYSLSVMTIVAVTLLPFVLGYQIWSYYVFRKRVSSKEKMTY; this comes from the coding sequence TTGTCACTAAATGAGTTATGGTTTTTATTAATCGCCATCTTGTTCATTGGATTCTTCTTCCTTGAAGGTTTTGACTTTGGTGTTGGGATGTCTACACGATTTATGGCTAGAAATGCACTGGAACGCCGCGTACTCGTTAATACGATTGGGCCGTTCTGGGATGCAAATGAAGTATGGCTATTAACCGCAGGGGGTGCGATTTTCGCAGCTTTCCCTAACTGGTATGCAACAATGTTTAGTGGTTACTATATTCCACTAGTATTCTTATTACTTGCTCTAATTGGTCGTGGTGTTTCTTTTGAATTCCGCGGTCAAAAAGATTCGCCGCTTTGGATAAAAACGTGGGATTGGGTTATTTTCTTCGGTAGTATTTTACCGCCATTCCTATTTGGTGTATTATTTGCTAGTTTGATTCAAGGGATGCCAATTAATAGTGATATGGATATGTATGCTGGATTCTTTGACTACATTACCGTATTCTCCGTATGGGGTGGGGTAACAATTACGCTTATGTGCCTACTTCACGGCTTACTATTTATCACTTTGCGTACAGAAGAAGACATTCAAGATCGCGCTCGTCGTATGGCGAAACGTGTTTGGTTTATTACTGTACCAGCGTTAGTAATTTTCGTTGTACTTGCTTACTTCAATACAGATATGTTCCAAGTTAGACCTGTACTTGTACCACTAATGATTGGAATTGTAGTCGTTATGTACGTGCTATCTGCCCTGTTTATTTGGAAAGATCGTGATATTTTAGCATTTACATTCGGCGGACTTGGAATTGTCTTCACGATTGCTACAATTTTCGTGTCACTATTCCCACGTGTAATGATCAGTTCAATCAACAGTGCGTTTGATTTAACTATAGAAAATGCAGCTTCCGGACAATATTCGCTTAGTGTGATGACGATAGTTGCCGTTACGCTATTACCGTTTGTTCTTGGTTACCAAATCTGGAGCTACTATGTTTTCCGTAAGCGCGTTTCTAGTAAGGAGAAAATGACGTATTAA
- a CDS encoding cytochrome ubiquinol oxidase subunit I yields the protein MDKLFLARFQFASTTIFHFLFVPLSIGLVFMVALMETLYVVKGKEIYKKMSKFWGHIFLINFAVGVVTGIIQEFQFGMNWSDYSRFVGDVFGAPLAIEALLAFFMESTFIGLWIFGWDRLSKKLHLACIWLVAIGTIMSSFWILAANSFMQHPVGFEFKNGRAEMNDFLQLITNGQLLVEFPHVIFGAFATGAFFIAGVSAYKMLKKQDVAFFKRSFQIAMVMAVIGGFGVAFSGHSQAQYLVKTQPMKMAATEGIWEDTADPAPWTMIAKINPEEKKNEWEVNVPYALSFLSYGTLTGSVEGMNTLQKQYEEKYGEGDYIPPVKTAFWSFRIMVGAGMLMILFALIGIVLAWKKKLVNAKWYLRFMIPMIGFPFLANSMGWIMTEIGRQPWVVFGYMKTADAVSPNVSSGQILFSIIAFSTIYTILAILLVYLFIREIKKGPDGHKPEKAEISVDPFDKGDENIVTK from the coding sequence GTGGATAAACTATTTTTAGCCCGTTTTCAATTCGCATCAACAACGATTTTCCATTTCTTATTTGTACCACTTTCAATTGGACTTGTATTTATGGTTGCTCTTATGGAAACGTTGTATGTCGTGAAGGGGAAAGAAATTTACAAAAAAATGTCGAAGTTTTGGGGACATATATTCCTTATTAACTTCGCAGTCGGTGTCGTAACCGGGATTATTCAAGAATTCCAGTTTGGGATGAACTGGTCAGATTACTCTAGATTTGTTGGGGATGTATTCGGAGCGCCACTTGCAATCGAAGCATTACTTGCATTCTTCATGGAATCTACCTTCATCGGACTATGGATTTTTGGTTGGGACAGACTTAGCAAAAAACTTCATTTAGCATGTATTTGGCTTGTCGCAATCGGCACAATCATGTCCAGTTTCTGGATTTTAGCAGCGAATTCATTTATGCAACATCCGGTTGGTTTTGAATTTAAAAATGGTCGTGCAGAAATGAATGACTTCTTGCAACTTATTACTAATGGACAACTACTCGTGGAATTTCCACACGTTATATTCGGGGCATTTGCCACTGGGGCCTTTTTCATTGCCGGTGTCAGTGCATATAAGATGCTCAAAAAACAAGATGTCGCCTTCTTTAAACGATCATTCCAAATTGCAATGGTCATGGCAGTAATCGGTGGTTTTGGTGTGGCTTTCAGTGGTCACTCACAAGCACAATACTTAGTTAAAACGCAACCAATGAAAATGGCAGCAACAGAAGGGATATGGGAAGATACAGCCGACCCTGCTCCGTGGACGATGATTGCCAAGATTAATCCAGAAGAGAAGAAAAACGAGTGGGAAGTGAATGTCCCATATGCGCTAAGTTTCTTGTCTTATGGTACCTTAACTGGTAGCGTCGAAGGTATGAACACGTTACAGAAACAATACGAAGAAAAATATGGTGAAGGTGACTACATCCCACCAGTTAAAACAGCATTTTGGAGCTTCCGTATCATGGTTGGCGCTGGTATGTTAATGATTCTATTCGCGCTAATCGGTATCGTACTTGCTTGGAAGAAAAAACTTGTTAATGCAAAATGGTATTTACGTTTCATGATTCCAATGATTGGCTTCCCGTTCCTAGCGAACTCAATGGGTTGGATTATGACAGAGATAGGGCGACAACCATGGGTAGTTTTCGGTTATATGAAAACCGCGGATGCTGTATCGCCAAACGTTTCATCAGGACAAATCTTATTCTCGATAATTGCTTTTTCAACGATTTATACGATTCTAGCAATTCTGTTGGTTTACTTGTTTATACGTGAAATTAAAAAAGGACCAGACGGACACAAACCAGAAAAAGCAGAGATTTCCGTAGATCCGTTTGATAAGGGGGATGAAAACATTGTCACTAAATGA
- the tadA gene encoding tRNA adenosine(34) deaminase TadA gives MERAFFMQQALAEAEKAQEIGEVPIGAVVVLDGEIIGRAHNLRETSQNAVTHAELLAIQDACKHQNSWRLSGAELYVTLEPCPMCSGAILLSRIEKVYYGAKDPKAGTAGSLMNLLQDNRFNHTCEVEAGLMEVESSEMLKKFFQELRKRNKSNRT, from the coding sequence ATGGAACGAGCTTTCTTTATGCAACAAGCGCTTGCGGAAGCAGAGAAAGCACAGGAAATTGGAGAAGTTCCAATTGGTGCAGTAGTTGTTTTAGATGGTGAAATAATTGGTCGAGCACATAATCTGCGAGAAACAAGTCAGAATGCAGTAACTCATGCGGAGCTATTGGCAATACAAGATGCTTGTAAACACCAGAATTCATGGCGACTAAGTGGCGCAGAACTATATGTCACCTTAGAACCATGCCCTATGTGCAGTGGCGCAATTTTACTTTCGAGAATTGAAAAAGTTTATTATGGAGCAAAAGATCCAAAAGCAGGTACAGCAGGATCTTTAATGAATTTGCTACAAGATAATCGTTTTAATCATACATGTGAAGTGGAAGCAGGATTGATGGAAGTCGAAAGCAGCGAAATGTTAAAAAAATTCTTCCAAGAACTGCGAAAACGTAATAAATCAAATAGGACTTAA